Proteins encoded together in one Impatiens glandulifera chromosome 1, dImpGla2.1, whole genome shotgun sequence window:
- the LOC124928662 gene encoding ring-infected erythrocyte surface antigen-like has protein sequence MTIVTTKLGEKTYQEKEKVDDDNLDSNIGAILEEEEKNIEEVENNEEVENIEKDPMVNIENVEKDPMENIENVEKDPMKNIEKDPIENIQNVKKDPIENIENVDKDPIENIENVDKDPIENEKEKEEEVKKVVKKKPAKKAMKKMVEKKVVKKMDEKKAAKKMEENEDDDMKLFNTPPKIIFISRTTRKPRNDPILI, from the exons ATGACCATAGTAACAACCAAACTAGGTGAGAAGACCTACCAG gaGAAGGAGAAGGTGGATGATGATAATTTAGATTCGAATATTGGAGCCATTTTAGAAGAGGAGGAAAAGAACATTGAAGAAGTGGAGAACAATGAAGAAGTGGAGAACATTGAGAAGGATCCGATGGTGAACATTGAGAACGTTGAGAAGGATCCGATGGAGAACATTGAGAACGTTGAGAAGGATCCGATGAAGAACATTGAGAAGGATCCGATTGAGAACATTCAGAACGTTAAGAAGGATCCGATTGAGAACATTGAGAACGTTGATAAGGATCCGATTGAGAACATTGAGAATGTTGATAAGGATCCGATTGAGAATGAGAAGGAAAAGGAGGAGGAGGTGAAGAAGGTAGTGAAGAAAAAGCCGGCAAAGAAGGCAATGAAGAAAATGGTGGAAAAGAAGGTAGTGAAGAAAATGGATGAAAAGAAGGCAGCGAAGAAAATGGAGGAAAATGAGGACGATGATATGAAATTATTCAATACTCCTCCTAAAATCATATTTATCTCGCGAACGACAAGGAAGCCGAGGAATGATCCAATCCTAATCTAA